The following proteins come from a genomic window of Ornithinimicrobium cryptoxanthini:
- a CDS encoding helicase-related protein — protein sequence MPGLSDRSRNLGRLSMRSSDVQLEALKPGLRIEGLIPAEVTTVIATQWHGTDAVELTYKNAAGGLGQQVVFRKDEGSLSIARAGGRPFDGNASDFKLVAEAQRITLAGLFDPMLAVATSDVQPLPHQIRAVYGELLPRTPLRFLLADDPGAGKTIMAGLYIKELLLRDDVKQCLIVAPGGLVEQWQDELFFKFGLRFDLLTNQLIDSNINLNVFETNPLLIARMDQLSRNEVLQAQLRETEWDLIIVDEAHRMGAHYFGGKLEKTKRFLLGELLGLVTRHLLLMTATPHSGKEEDFQLFLTLLDRDRFEGKQKKSVDVSGVMRRMVKEDLLTFEGKKLFPERIAETVPYELTAVEQDLYEDVTHYVREGMNRAEKLGGKRKNTVGFALTVLQRRLASSPEAIYKSLVRRSERLERKKTEILNGTYTDADPGIDLSEIDEDEYNAEEIEEMEEELLDAATAAQTVAELNTELIELADLIETARKVREAGTDRKWIELSTILQDNHLTTDGEGWPRKFIIFTEHRDTLDYLQAKIGSLLGKPDSVKAIHGGVRRGERRLITEEFTKNRDVQILLATDAAGEGLNLQAAHLMVNYDLPWNPNRIEQRFGRIHRIGQEEVCRLWNLVASNTREGEVFTRLLEKLDQMRQTYGGKVFDVLGEAFTETPLRNLLLDAIQYGERPDVKAKMHQVIDASVGAGLKDLLEERALASENLAEADLQALRAAMDEARARRLQPHYIELAFKAAFTRLGGRIVKREHGRYEIANVPQQIRATRKGPIATKYDRVTFELGKVHGEGLGRADLLAPGHPLHDAVMDETVRQFGGTLNRGTVLVSSTLEEPHLLVGVVEEVADATGESVSRRFGYAFVDSHGTATPAGPAPYLDCVAAPNSPATRAARALPWLADAEDKATSWIIANQLPEYLAEVQPRRRAELSKARDLVTKRLEGERDRLLLDAAIASEKEQAGDKPKETSESLNRKAVELDVRLRKRLELLDQQQLMSIKPPRIVTAALVLPVRILENDLAATAPIHAKETKEVERRGVDLVLTRERELGRKPVEQAFNNPGFDILSTDAKGDTYRIEVKARIEGATDFFVTHNEVMTGKNAVPRFRLALVRVDPRGPQHDEVRYLNNPFANTDLGDFDATGVRGDWARTWSKGSAPF from the coding sequence GTGCCCGGCTTGTCGGATCGCTCGCGTAACCTTGGCCGACTGTCGATGAGGAGTTCAGACGTGCAGCTTGAAGCACTCAAGCCGGGGCTGAGGATCGAGGGACTCATCCCAGCCGAAGTCACTACTGTCATCGCGACGCAGTGGCACGGCACCGACGCGGTGGAGCTGACCTACAAGAACGCCGCTGGCGGTCTCGGCCAGCAGGTGGTGTTCCGCAAGGACGAGGGCAGCCTGTCGATTGCGCGGGCCGGCGGTCGACCCTTCGACGGGAACGCCAGTGACTTCAAGCTGGTGGCAGAGGCGCAGCGGATCACGCTGGCGGGACTGTTTGACCCGATGCTCGCGGTGGCGACGAGTGACGTGCAGCCGCTGCCACATCAGATCCGCGCTGTTTACGGCGAGCTCTTGCCGCGCACGCCGCTGCGCTTCTTGTTGGCAGACGACCCGGGCGCGGGTAAGACGATCATGGCCGGGCTCTACATCAAGGAGCTGTTGCTGCGCGACGACGTGAAGCAGTGCCTCATCGTCGCCCCCGGCGGTCTGGTGGAGCAGTGGCAGGACGAGCTGTTCTTCAAGTTCGGCCTTCGTTTCGACCTGCTGACCAACCAGTTGATCGACTCCAACATCAATCTCAACGTCTTCGAAACCAACCCGCTCCTGATCGCCCGCATGGATCAGCTCTCCCGCAACGAGGTACTCCAAGCGCAGCTCAGAGAGACCGAGTGGGACCTGATCATCGTCGACGAGGCGCACCGCATGGGCGCGCACTACTTCGGCGGCAAGCTGGAGAAGACCAAGCGGTTCCTGCTCGGTGAGCTTCTCGGCCTGGTCACCCGTCACCTGCTGCTGATGACCGCGACGCCGCACTCGGGCAAGGAGGAGGACTTCCAGCTCTTCCTCACACTGCTCGACCGCGACCGGTTCGAGGGCAAGCAGAAGAAGTCGGTCGACGTTTCTGGGGTCATGCGTCGCATGGTCAAGGAGGACCTACTCACCTTCGAGGGCAAGAAGCTCTTCCCCGAGCGCATCGCCGAGACCGTGCCCTACGAGCTGACCGCGGTGGAGCAGGACCTCTATGAGGACGTCACCCACTACGTCCGCGAGGGGATGAACCGCGCCGAGAAGTTGGGCGGTAAGCGCAAGAACACCGTTGGCTTCGCCCTCACCGTCCTGCAGCGCCGTCTGGCGTCGAGCCCAGAGGCGATCTACAAGAGCCTCGTGCGCCGCAGCGAGCGCCTGGAGCGCAAGAAGACCGAGATCCTCAACGGCACTTACACGGACGCCGACCCGGGCATCGACCTGTCCGAGATCGACGAGGACGAGTACAACGCCGAAGAGATCGAGGAGATGGAGGAGGAACTCCTCGACGCCGCCACCGCCGCGCAGACGGTGGCGGAGCTCAACACCGAACTCATCGAACTGGCCGACCTCATCGAGACCGCAAGGAAGGTCCGCGAGGCCGGCACGGACCGCAAGTGGATCGAGCTGTCCACGATCCTTCAGGACAACCACCTGACCACGGACGGTGAAGGGTGGCCGCGGAAGTTCATCATCTTTACCGAGCACCGCGACACCCTGGACTACCTCCAGGCCAAGATCGGTTCCCTGCTCGGCAAGCCGGACTCTGTCAAGGCGATCCACGGCGGTGTCCGGCGTGGTGAGCGTCGTTTGATCACTGAGGAGTTCACCAAGAATCGCGACGTCCAGATCCTGCTGGCCACCGACGCCGCCGGCGAGGGACTCAACCTTCAGGCCGCGCACCTGATGGTCAACTACGACCTGCCATGGAACCCCAACCGCATCGAGCAGCGCTTCGGCCGCATCCACCGCATCGGTCAGGAAGAGGTCTGCCGCCTGTGGAACCTCGTCGCCTCCAACACCCGCGAGGGTGAGGTCTTCACCCGCCTCCTGGAAAAGCTCGACCAGATGCGCCAGACCTACGGCGGCAAGGTCTTCGACGTCCTCGGCGAAGCCTTCACCGAAACCCCGCTGCGCAACCTCCTACTCGACGCCATCCAGTACGGCGAACGCCCAGACGTGAAAGCGAAGATGCACCAGGTCATCGACGCCTCCGTCGGTGCGGGACTCAAGGACCTCCTCGAGGAACGCGCCCTCGCATCAGAGAACCTCGCTGAGGCCGACCTTCAAGCGCTCCGCGCTGCAATGGACGAAGCCCGCGCACGGCGGCTCCAACCGCACTACATCGAGCTGGCGTTCAAAGCAGCGTTCACCCGACTCGGCGGCCGCATCGTCAAGCGCGAGCACGGCCGCTACGAAATCGCTAACGTGCCACAACAGATCCGTGCCACACGCAAGGGACCGATCGCCACCAAGTACGACCGCGTGACCTTCGAACTCGGCAAGGTCCACGGCGAAGGCCTCGGACGAGCCGACCTGCTCGCTCCCGGTCACCCCCTCCACGACGCCGTCATGGACGAGACGGTGCGCCAATTCGGCGGCACCCTCAACCGAGGAACCGTCCTCGTGTCCTCGACCCTAGAGGAGCCACACCTCCTGGTCGGCGTGGTGGAGGAGGTCGCGGACGCGACCGGAGAATCCGTGTCACGACGCTTTGGCTACGCATTCGTCGACAGCCACGGCACCGCCACCCCGGCCGGCCCCGCGCCGTACCTCGACTGCGTCGCCGCACCAAACAGCCCGGCCACCAGAGCTGCACGTGCGCTTCCGTGGCTGGCAGACGCCGAGGACAAGGCAACGAGCTGGATCATCGCCAATCAGCTGCCGGAGTACCTCGCCGAGGTCCAGCCGCGACGCCGCGCCGAGCTGAGCAAGGCCCGCGACCTCGTCACCAAGCGCCTCGAAGGTGAACGCGACCGACTCCTGCTCGATGCCGCGATCGCGTCGGAGAAGGAGCAGGCCGGCGACAAGCCCAAGGAGACTTCGGAAAGCCTCAACCGCAAGGCCGTCGAACTCGATGTCCGTCTCCGCAAACGTCTCGAACTGCTCGACCAGCAGCAACTCATGTCGATCAAGCCACCCCGGATCGTGACTGCCGCACTCGTGCTCCCGGTCCGGATTCTGGAGAATGACCTGGCCGCGACCGCTCCGATCCACGCCAAGGAAACCAAGGAAGTCGAGCGCCGCGGCGTCGACCTCGTCCTGACACGGGAGCGAGAACTCGGCCGCAAGCCCGTCGAACAGGCCTTCAACAACCCCGGCTTCGACATCCTCTCCACCGACGCCAAGGGCGACACCTACCGCATCGAGGTCAAAGCCCGCATCGAGGGAGCCACCGACTTCTTCGTCACCCACAACGAGGTGATGACCGGCAAGAATGCCGTCCCGCGCTTCCGCCTGGCCTTGGTCCGCGTCGATCCACGCGGCCCACAGCATGACGAAGTCCGCTACCTCAACAACCCCTTCGCCAACACCGACCTCGGTGACTTCGACGCCACCGGCGTCCGGGGCGACTGGGCGAGGACATGGTCCAAGGGCTCGGCGCCGTTCTGA
- a CDS encoding TraR/DksA family transcriptional regulator, which produces MDTAIERLEGGTYGVCEFCREPINPARLQARPTARTYVQHTRAPDRATTCLPAPRRGEPVLAPGARWALCALALQGDEAHRQAVFGFPLSWLTRRP; this is translated from the coding sequence GTGGACACCGCGATCGAACGCCTCGAGGGTGGGACATACGGAGTCTGCGAGTTCTGCCGTGAGCCGATCAATCCGGCACGGCTGCAAGCTAGGCCGACGGCACGCACCTATGTCCAACACACGCGTGCTCCAGACCGTGCCACGACTTGCTTGCCGGCTCCACGCCGCGGTGAACCAGTCCTCGCTCCGGGTGCACGCTGGGCGCTCTGTGCACTCGCCTTACAAGGTGATGAAGCTCACCGGCAGGCCGTGTTCGGCTTTCCGCTGAGCTGGCTCACGCGGCGCCCATAG
- a CDS encoding histone-like nucleoid-structuring protein Lsr2 produces the protein MQTILVSDLTGQELGQDGQTVRFGFLGVDYDIDLSQEEADEFANTIQKYTDAGRRVGGRRQSGSAKTAPRDPSQTKAIKTWLDGQGIDYPKRGRLAQDLIDQWEAAHKQ, from the coding sequence GTGCAGACCATCCTTGTCTCGGACCTGACCGGTCAAGAACTCGGCCAGGACGGGCAGACCGTCAGGTTCGGCTTCCTCGGCGTGGACTACGACATCGACCTCTCCCAGGAAGAGGCCGACGAGTTCGCCAACACGATCCAGAAGTACACGGACGCAGGCCGACGGGTTGGTGGCCGGCGCCAGTCTGGATCCGCCAAGACTGCCCCTCGTGACCCCTCCCAGACCAAGGCCATCAAGACGTGGCTGGACGGACAGGGCATCGACTACCCCAAACGCGGACGACTCGCGCAGGACCTCATCGACCAGTGGGAAGCCGCTCACAAGCAATGA